The following are encoded in a window of bacterium genomic DNA:
- a CDS encoding ABC transporter permease, giving the protein MHYSENLTLGLEGLRTHLLRSLLTMLGIIFGVGAVIAMLSIGEGAKQQALEQIQLMGMRNIIVQDIPIEDKETGLGRSNLSRGLRWADARAVEEVNPLVELTVPQREMTLDITYKTERTKTSIVGTTPEYGPVLNYTPREGTFFTYLDVDESRRVCVLGGGIKRKLFFFHEPLGEQVKISNQWFTVVGVMEDKIESGGGKTDLPIRDMNMDVYIPITTSMKRFPMQPFESELNRFVALVNDTEKIQEAANIIKHTMDRRHNGIIDYNIVIPESLLRQSQQTQRIFNIVMGAIASISLLVGGIGIMNIMLASVLERTREIGIRRAVGATRKDILGQFLFEAVVLSFTGGLIGIMVGFSLTKIISMYANWRTLVSLQAIFLAFWVSVAVGIIFGYYPARRAAQQEPIESLRYE; this is encoded by the coding sequence ATGCATTATAGTGAAAACCTGACTTTAGGACTCGAAGGCCTTCGGACTCATTTACTCCGGTCGCTCCTTACCATGCTCGGTATTATTTTCGGTGTGGGTGCTGTTATAGCTATGCTCTCGATCGGCGAAGGCGCAAAACAGCAGGCCCTTGAACAGATACAGCTTATGGGTATGCGTAATATCATCGTGCAGGATATCCCTATCGAGGACAAGGAAACGGGCCTGGGACGATCTAACCTTTCGCGGGGCCTCCGGTGGGCTGATGCGCGTGCGGTCGAGGAAGTTAATCCGCTCGTTGAACTCACCGTACCCCAGCGTGAAATGACTCTTGACATCACATATAAAACCGAGCGGACCAAAACATCGATTGTCGGAACGACACCTGAATATGGCCCGGTGCTGAATTATACCCCCCGTGAAGGCACTTTTTTTACTTATCTCGATGTCGATGAATCGAGAAGGGTGTGTGTGCTCGGAGGCGGCATCAAGCGGAAACTCTTTTTCTTCCATGAGCCGCTCGGCGAACAGGTTAAAATCAGCAATCAGTGGTTTACCGTTGTTGGTGTTATGGAAGATAAAATCGAATCGGGCGGCGGGAAAACCGATCTCCCGATCCGCGACATGAACATGGATGTCTACATTCCCATTACGACATCCATGAAACGGTTCCCCATGCAGCCGTTCGAGAGTGAGCTCAACCGCTTTGTCGCCCTTGTCAATGATACCGAAAAAATCCAGGAAGCCGCAAATATCATCAAACACACCATGGACCGCCGTCATAATGGTATCATCGATTATAACATCGTCATTCCCGAATCGCTGCTCCGCCAAAGCCAGCAGACCCAGCGCATCTTCAACATCGTCATGGGAGCGATCGCAAGCATATCCCTTCTCGTGGGCGGTATCGGCATCATGAACATCATGCTCGCCTCCGTTCTCGAACGAACCCGTGAAATAGGAATCCGGCGGGCAGTCGGCGCCACACGGAAGGACATTCTCGGGCAGTTCCTGTTCGAGGCGGTCGTGCTGAGCTTCACCGGCGGACTCATCGGTATCATGGTCGGATTTTCTCTGACCAAGATCATTTCCATGTACGCGAACTGGCGGACCCTTGTATCGTTGCAGGCAATTTTCCTTGCTTTCTGGGTTTCCGTGGCGGTAGGTATTATCTTCGGATATTATCCTGCCCGGCGGGCTGCACAACAGGAACCAATAGAATCTTTACGGTATGAATAA
- a CDS encoding TolC family protein, whose translation MNGNRTLRFTHFKYGLICLGLGMVLFGAGEPDAQQYVLSLQDAIDIALEKSYDMKTLRLSLSQAEEGYLAAKYRFRTNIDMEMDVPNWSERVSAVTVPNSLPVYNSFGTLKTQGQLNVNQPLPTSGTLTLSSQLYQSDEKTYLAESDSDLKRKDFLSSLSMQFRQPLFTMNTLKTGLKRAELNYERASRQLSRSQLDNIYNTTQSFFSLYRSLRTYEINSETLEQKKSMYDLAKLKFEAGLIPEVEALQMEVDYAEARANLMSAEANMETQRDNFKQDIGLMLSDEVTVKTDVSFKRFEIDLDKAIKEGLARRAEVREREIELELQKITVRETDARSEFRADLTAFYDLTGVSNPSLSYNSSTNTLFNSSWDDLQRRPRNRGVTLTFSVPIWDWGVNKAEVASAQAVLKRNELSVEEQKKTVESSIRDAVRRVTEAVSRLEVLQKSQEVAQRSYDISLERFNNGEITSQDLALDNNRLSQSKMAYLNAYITFQLATADLKRKTLWDFENNQPIE comes from the coding sequence ATGAACGGAAACAGAACCTTACGATTCACCCATTTCAAATACGGTCTCATATGTCTCGGTTTGGGCATGGTACTGTTCGGAGCAGGAGAACCGGATGCACAGCAGTATGTCCTGTCCCTGCAGGATGCCATCGATATTGCTCTCGAGAAGAGCTACGATATGAAAACACTCCGCCTTTCGCTCTCCCAGGCCGAGGAAGGATACCTTGCTGCCAAATACCGTTTCCGTACAAATATCGACATGGAGATGGATGTACCGAACTGGTCCGAACGTGTTTCGGCGGTCACTGTTCCCAACTCCCTCCCTGTCTACAACAGTTTCGGCACGCTGAAAACTCAGGGACAGCTCAATGTCAATCAGCCGCTTCCTACTTCCGGAACGCTGACCCTCAGCTCCCAGCTCTACCAGTCGGACGAAAAAACCTACCTTGCCGAGAGTGACAGCGACCTCAAGCGAAAGGATTTTCTTTCTTCGTTGAGCATGCAGTTCAGACAGCCGCTTTTCACCATGAACACGCTTAAAACCGGACTCAAACGCGCAGAACTCAACTATGAACGGGCGTCACGCCAGCTTTCACGGTCGCAGCTCGATAATATTTACAATACCACTCAATCGTTTTTTTCGCTCTACCGGAGTCTGAGAACTTACGAAATCAACAGCGAAACCCTCGAACAGAAAAAAAGCATGTACGATCTGGCCAAATTGAAATTCGAGGCCGGTCTCATTCCCGAGGTCGAAGCGCTGCAGATGGAGGTCGATTATGCGGAAGCCCGGGCTAATCTCATGTCGGCTGAGGCAAATATGGAAACCCAGCGCGATAATTTCAAGCAGGATATCGGGCTTATGCTGTCTGACGAAGTAACTGTCAAAACGGATGTCAGTTTCAAGCGCTTTGAAATCGATCTCGACAAGGCAATAAAAGAAGGTCTCGCCCGCCGCGCCGAAGTCCGCGAGCGTGAAATCGAACTGGAACTCCAGAAAATAACGGTGCGGGAAACCGATGCACGGAGTGAATTCCGCGCCGACCTCACGGCATTCTACGATCTCACCGGTGTAAGTAATCCCAGCCTGTCCTACAATTCTTCAACCAATACACTGTTCAACTCGAGCTGGGATGACCTCCAGCGCCGCCCCAGAAACCGCGGCGTAACGCTTACCTTTTCAGTCCCCATCTGGGACTGGGGTGTCAACAAAGCCGAGGTGGCGAGCGCACAAGCGGTGCTGAAGAGAAACGAACTCTCCGTCGAAGAGCAGAAAAAAACGGTCGAAAGCAGCATTCGTGATGCTGTCCGGCGGGTCACCGAGGCGGTGAGCCGGCTCGAAGTTCTCCAGAAAAGCCAAGAAGTCGCCCAGCGCAGCTATGATATCTCGCTCGAACGCTTCAATAACGGTGAAATCACGAGCCAGGACCTGGCGCTTGACAACAACCGTCTGTCTCAGTCGAAGATGGCATACCTGAACGCCTATATCACATTCCAGCTCGCGACAGCCGACCTCAAACGTAAAACGCTCTGGGATTTTGAAAACAATCAGCCCATAGAATAA
- a CDS encoding efflux RND transporter periplasmic adaptor subunit, translated as MKMSDVRNLLKKRIVMVIGPIVFILGIILIFQVKSSASSVALFNVKRGEFVIDIQERGELNSSSSVTVSVPDRVYGDVRIVRVVEDGAMVKEGDFLVQFDTSEAERTVTDRQNELDNALAELASTKASIESNMKQLDSSYKTQQYSYEQAKLRFEQMKYEAESKRREQELNFKKADLALQQAQEKIESQKVIDQANIAKAEVRVKQAQMRRDQAQDQLDAMTLRSPKAGLVVLQEIYNWSTRTRDKVKVGDTPHRGMVLVSIPDLSVMLARTQINEVDISRVQLGQQAVITLDALPGPTFYGTITNIATLARRDEGSDVKVFDVDVTINEKDERLKPGMTAQCTLVTGRISDVLYVPLESVFEKADTTVVYIKDSGFSQRPIKVGRSNSDYIIVEDGLKEGEQVALRDPTLPLENLGAGEKVATSEVNKQNNNGSSRLMGR; from the coding sequence ATGAAAATGTCTGATGTCAGAAATCTCTTGAAAAAACGTATCGTCATGGTTATCGGGCCCATTGTATTCATTCTGGGAATCATTCTGATATTCCAGGTTAAAAGCAGCGCATCGAGCGTTGCCCTCTTTAACGTAAAACGCGGTGAATTTGTAATCGATATCCAGGAACGCGGCGAATTAAACTCTTCATCGTCGGTCACAGTATCGGTGCCTGACCGTGTGTATGGCGACGTACGTATCGTCAGGGTTGTCGAGGATGGCGCCATGGTTAAAGAGGGTGATTTCCTCGTACAGTTCGATACGAGCGAAGCTGAGCGCACGGTAACCGACCGTCAGAACGAGCTTGATAATGCCCTTGCCGAACTGGCAAGCACAAAAGCGAGCATAGAATCAAACATGAAACAGCTCGACAGCTCGTATAAAACCCAGCAGTATTCCTATGAACAGGCAAAACTCCGTTTCGAGCAGATGAAATACGAGGCTGAATCAAAACGCCGTGAACAGGAGCTGAACTTCAAAAAAGCCGACCTTGCTCTCCAACAGGCGCAAGAAAAAATCGAATCACAGAAGGTAATCGACCAGGCGAATATCGCTAAAGCTGAAGTACGGGTAAAACAGGCGCAGATGCGCAGAGATCAGGCGCAGGATCAGTTGGACGCCATGACGCTCAGGTCTCCCAAAGCCGGGCTTGTCGTTCTTCAGGAAATATACAACTGGTCTACACGCACCCGTGACAAGGTCAAGGTAGGCGACACACCCCACAGGGGTATGGTGCTCGTGAGTATCCCCGACCTCTCGGTCATGCTTGCAAGAACCCAGATCAACGAAGTTGACATAAGCCGTGTACAATTGGGTCAGCAGGCCGTCATTACACTCGACGCCCTCCCGGGACCAACATTTTATGGTACGATAACCAATATTGCAACTCTCGCGCGCCGCGACGAAGGATCGGATGTCAAGGTATTTGACGTCGATGTCACGATTAACGAAAAGGATGAACGGCTCAAACCCGGAATGACTGCACAGTGCACTCTGGTGACAGGGAGAATTTCCGATGTGCTTTATGTTCCGCTCGAATCGGTTTTCGAAAAGGCGGACACGACCGTGGTCTATATCAAGGACAGCGGTTTCAGCCAACGTCCGATCAAGGTGGGGAGAAGTAACAGCGACTACATCATTGTCGAGGACGGTCTCAAAGAGGGAGAACAGGTTGCTCTCAGAGACCCGACTCTTCCGCTCGAGAATCTTGGCGCCGGGGAAAAAGTGGCAACATCCGAAGTGAACAAACAGAATAATAACGGCTCGTCTCGATTGATGGGAAGGTAG
- a CDS encoding alpha-mannosidase, with the protein MFHEIRFTREKIARFLAIIEQLVYRRKSPLPPFRFLQRPDPMADPLAGTDVDDSGWEIIEPETYWGEWVMNFTLRSSFTVPSEWESGAPAALYLPLGDAGDFSHPEALAYVDGVPYASCDRHHREIMLPVQWRDGASHVLALNGWTGLGGDFIKSTEKTRLFMRPCSVVLIDTVTRDFIAAARVALGAVNALDANSPVRFCLLNSLNDAFRVLDMREPIGDRFYGSVGNAYEVLRRGIENAGAPLDADITATGHSHIDVAWLWTLGQTRRKVGRTFHTVLRLMEQFPGYHFTQSQPQLYDYMRRDYPDLFEDVKERVREGRWEVIGGMWVEADCNISGPESLARQFLLGRTFFRRHFGSDAESPVLWLPDVFGYSWSLPQLIKEAGLEYFFTIKISWNQYNRLPYDTFWWQGLDGTRVLTHFSTSPDLGATQLGQFMSTYNANAAPAQVLGTWKNFQQKELGQELLMAYGYGDGGGGPTREMLENIREMEAFPGMPRMNQKHVGKFYRKLEAEKGAELPVWNGELYFELHRGTYTSQSRNKKANRESEFLLHDAEFLAVLASLSDKNYLYPAEDIRQAWELVCLNQFHDIIPGSSINEVYKESLEQYAEVKRIAGTVRDKAAGVISCAAGGDVIVINPSSFRRSDPAFIVRNTLHGKGLRRKDGTPVMIQQFADGIRADCGELEPYSVNALYRDERESMPGETGLSAFPELLENNYIRVEFDRNGDITRIYDKVCGREVLPAGAAANVFQAFEDRPVEWEAWDVFIYYDDKMWLSEPASSVRVVENGPLRATIEIRRQILSSPYVQRISLNYNSPRLDFETSVDWRERHVLLKVAFPVDILSPVATCEIQWGNVERPTHRNTSWDWARFETCAQKWVDLSEGGYGVSILNNCKYGHDIRDNVIRVSLLRSPCNPDPEADKGEHRFTYSLFPHEGRWDEHTIAEAYSLNDPLIALVPEKTSVKTTGVNHPKSPIKPGEALVRVDRPSVVIETVKAAEDGDGIIVRLYESRRTRGDIILTAGFGIAGAWRTNLLEENRHPLKTDGNRVFLSVKPYEILTLRIVPIR; encoded by the coding sequence ATGTTTCATGAAATCCGCTTTACACGGGAAAAGATAGCCCGTTTCCTTGCGATTATCGAACAGCTTGTATACCGTCGTAAAAGCCCGCTTCCTCCTTTCCGGTTCCTGCAGAGGCCGGATCCCATGGCGGACCCGCTTGCCGGCACCGATGTCGATGACAGCGGATGGGAGATCATCGAACCCGAAACATACTGGGGAGAGTGGGTGATGAATTTCACCCTCCGGTCATCGTTCACCGTTCCCTCCGAATGGGAGTCCGGCGCTCCGGCGGCCCTCTATCTGCCCCTCGGCGATGCCGGGGATTTCAGCCATCCGGAGGCGCTTGCCTATGTGGACGGTGTCCCGTATGCCTCCTGCGACCGTCACCACCGGGAAATCATGCTTCCCGTTCAGTGGCGCGACGGCGCTTCACATGTTCTTGCGCTCAATGGCTGGACCGGACTCGGGGGAGATTTTATCAAATCCACCGAGAAAACCCGGCTTTTCATGCGTCCCTGTTCGGTTGTGCTCATCGATACGGTGACCCGTGATTTTATCGCCGCTGCACGGGTTGCGCTCGGCGCGGTCAATGCTCTCGATGCGAACAGTCCCGTCCGGTTTTGCCTGCTCAATTCGCTCAACGACGCTTTCCGGGTGCTCGATATGCGCGAACCCATCGGCGACCGCTTTTACGGGAGTGTGGGAAACGCATACGAAGTACTGAGACGGGGTATAGAAAACGCCGGCGCACCGCTCGATGCGGACATCACCGCGACCGGTCATTCCCATATCGATGTTGCATGGCTCTGGACGCTCGGGCAGACCCGCCGGAAGGTCGGGCGGACGTTCCATACGGTTCTCAGGCTTATGGAGCAGTTTCCCGGGTATCACTTCACCCAGAGCCAGCCGCAGCTCTATGATTACATGCGCCGCGACTATCCCGATCTGTTCGAGGATGTGAAAGAACGTGTGCGCGAGGGCAGGTGGGAAGTTATCGGCGGCATGTGGGTCGAGGCCGACTGTAACATCAGCGGTCCCGAATCGCTGGCGCGCCAGTTTCTGCTCGGGCGCACCTTTTTTCGCAGGCACTTCGGCTCCGATGCCGAATCGCCCGTTCTGTGGCTTCCCGATGTGTTCGGGTACTCGTGGAGCCTTCCCCAGCTCATAAAAGAGGCCGGTCTCGAATATTTCTTCACCATCAAGATAAGCTGGAACCAGTACAACCGTCTGCCATACGACACATTCTGGTGGCAGGGCCTGGACGGCACCCGGGTGCTGACCCATTTCAGCACATCCCCGGACCTCGGCGCCACCCAGCTCGGACAGTTCATGTCCACTTACAACGCGAACGCGGCGCCAGCTCAGGTGCTCGGTACATGGAAAAATTTCCAGCAGAAAGAGCTCGGCCAGGAACTCCTCATGGCGTACGGGTACGGTGACGGCGGCGGCGGACCGACCCGTGAAATGCTCGAAAACATCAGAGAAATGGAGGCGTTTCCGGGTATGCCCCGGATGAATCAGAAGCATGTCGGCAAATTTTATCGTAAGCTTGAAGCCGAAAAAGGCGCCGAGCTGCCCGTCTGGAACGGTGAGCTTTATTTCGAGCTCCACCGCGGAACGTATACATCGCAGAGCCGTAACAAAAAGGCCAACCGTGAGAGCGAATTTCTGCTTCATGACGCCGAATTTCTCGCAGTCCTCGCATCGCTTTCGGACAAGAATTACCTGTATCCGGCCGAGGACATCAGGCAGGCATGGGAGCTTGTCTGCCTCAACCAGTTCCATGATATCATTCCCGGAAGCAGCATCAACGAGGTATACAAAGAATCGCTGGAACAGTACGCCGAAGTGAAAAGAATCGCCGGAACAGTCCGTGATAAAGCTGCCGGGGTGATTTCCTGCGCTGCCGGGGGAGATGTCATTGTCATCAACCCCTCCTCCTTCAGGCGGAGCGATCCTGCATTCATCGTCAGGAATACCCTACACGGGAAAGGATTGCGCCGTAAAGACGGGACGCCGGTGATGATTCAGCAGTTCGCTGACGGTATCCGGGCGGATTGTGGCGAGCTTGAGCCATACAGCGTCAACGCGCTTTACCGTGATGAACGCGAATCCATGCCCGGGGAAACCGGACTTTCGGCATTTCCCGAACTGCTCGAAAACAACTATATCCGCGTCGAGTTCGACAGGAATGGAGATATCACCCGCATCTATGATAAGGTGTGCGGGCGCGAGGTGCTTCCTGCGGGAGCCGCTGCGAATGTGTTTCAGGCTTTCGAGGACCGGCCGGTCGAATGGGAGGCATGGGATGTGTTCATCTACTATGACGACAAGATGTGGCTGAGCGAACCGGCGTCATCGGTCAGGGTCGTTGAGAACGGGCCTCTCCGTGCCACAATCGAAATCAGGCGTCAAATCCTGTCCAGCCCCTATGTCCAGCGTATTTCGCTGAATTACAACAGTCCGCGGCTCGATTTTGAAACATCCGTCGACTGGCGCGAGCGGCATGTTCTCCTCAAGGTTGCGTTCCCGGTGGACATCCTTTCCCCCGTGGCGACCTGTGAAATCCAGTGGGGCAATGTGGAACGTCCCACGCACCGCAATACGAGCTGGGACTGGGCGCGATTCGAGACCTGCGCGCAGAAATGGGTCGATCTGAGCGAGGGCGGCTATGGCGTCAGCATTCTGAACAACTGCAAGTACGGCCATGACATCAGGGATAATGTAATCCGGGTCAGTCTGCTCAGAAGCCCCTGCAATCCCGATCCCGAAGCCGATAAAGGGGAGCATCGCTTCACTTACAGCCTCTTTCCCCATGAGGGGAGATGGGATGAGCATACCATTGCCGAGGCATACTCGCTCAACGATCCTCTTATTGCTCTCGTTCCGGAAAAGACCTCCGTGAAAACCACGGGAGTAAATCACCCGAAGAGCCCGATAAAGCCTGGCGAGGCGCTTGTCAGGGTTGACAGACCCTCGGTGGTGATCGAGACGGTGAAAGCAGCCGAGGACGGCGATGGTATCATTGTCCGTTTGTATGAAAGCCGGCGCACCCGCGGAGATATTATCCTGACAGCGGGATTCGGGATCGCCGGAGCGTGGAGGACAAACCTGCTTGAAGAAAACCGGCACCCGCTTAAAACAGACGGAAACCGGGTTTTCCTGAGTGTGAAACCCTACGAGATCCTTACCCTTCGCATCGTGCCGATTCGTTAA